In the Solibacillus sp. FSL K6-1523 genome, one interval contains:
- a CDS encoding KinB-signaling pathway activation protein, with product MTIRNWFKFSFWALLIGGGVNAIASLVIRWSFFQPYLANGEIGEFLAAFVWMIFLGITMSVMAQAGFFAYLTLHQVGVNIFRTLTLWNWIQMLLIIIVLADIIIFRFAPGAETIGDWVIYGFLLVVLVGSAIATGLKKVKMTQKPHVLISTIFFMIVVTSLEWIIALMGRQDNIDVYVALLLFPLVAVNAFQILMLPKYNTQSEKDREKLEARRKARKESVKTAKV from the coding sequence GTGACAATACGAAATTGGTTTAAATTTTCCTTTTGGGCATTATTAATTGGAGGCGGAGTAAATGCGATTGCCTCATTAGTAATACGTTGGAGCTTCTTTCAACCTTACTTAGCAAATGGAGAAATTGGAGAATTTCTTGCTGCATTTGTTTGGATGATTTTCCTCGGCATTACAATGAGTGTAATGGCACAAGCGGGCTTCTTTGCTTATTTAACATTGCATCAAGTAGGTGTAAATATTTTCCGTACTTTAACATTATGGAACTGGATACAAATGTTATTAATCATCATTGTACTTGCTGATATTATTATTTTCCGTTTTGCACCAGGCGCGGAAACAATAGGAGATTGGGTTATTTATGGATTTTTACTTGTTGTTTTAGTCGGTTCAGCAATTGCGACAGGTTTGAAAAAAGTAAAAATGACGCAAAAACCACATGTCTTAATTTCTACAATCTTCTTTATGATTGTTGTTACTTCGTTAGAATGGATTATCGCGTTAATGGGACGCCAAGATAATATTGATGTTTATGTTGCGTTATTATTATTCCCACTTGTTGCGGTAAATGCATTCCAAATTTTAATGTTGCCAAAATACAATACACAATCCGAAAAAGATCGAGAAAAATTAGAAGCACGTCGAAAAGCACGTAAAGAATCGGTAAAAACAGCAAAGGTATAA
- the gerD gene encoding spore germination lipoprotein GerD: protein MIRRYLFLSLMVLFLVSCSDAKTTTLSYDEVKKIMVDAVQTEEGKKAIRQLFEEKSFRELLVLNTEEVKKATEDTLLSKEAEEFWKKTFEDPKFKEAFAKGMKKQHEDLMKGLLKDASYQEDLITFFNQPEMQKQLESILKGSKMKKEIEKSVMDTIENPLLQSKWQELIRQSVEAPPSEEKPDSKAKEDSGKDEKPQ from the coding sequence ATGATACGGCGTTATTTATTCCTTAGTCTAATGGTATTGTTTCTCGTTAGCTGTAGTGATGCAAAAACAACCACCCTTTCTTATGATGAAGTGAAGAAAATTATGGTCGATGCAGTACAAACTGAGGAAGGAAAGAAGGCAATTCGTCAATTATTTGAAGAAAAGAGCTTTCGTGAACTACTCGTTTTAAATACGGAAGAAGTAAAGAAGGCAACAGAGGATACATTACTTTCTAAAGAAGCGGAGGAGTTTTGGAAAAAAACATTTGAGGATCCTAAATTTAAGGAAGCCTTTGCAAAAGGTATGAAAAAACAGCATGAAGATTTAATGAAGGGCTTACTAAAAGATGCCTCCTATCAAGAAGATTTGATCACCTTTTTCAATCAACCTGAAATGCAAAAACAGTTGGAGTCCATTTTAAAGGGTTCCAAAATGAAAAAGGAAATTGAAAAGTCCGTCATGGACACAATTGAAAATCCACTTCTCCAATCTAAATGGCAAGAGCTCATTAGACAAAGTGTAGAAGCGCCTCCATCTGAAGAGAAGCCAGATTCTAAAGCTAAAGAAGATAGTGGAAAAGATGAAAAACCACAATAG
- a CDS encoding Mrp/NBP35 family ATP-binding protein: MLNVQKVQELVGQLQDPFLHKPLAETNGITNVSIKEEKMHVSVRLAIAKTNTPEQMTLQMKVVEVLKANGAASVGIRFEELSQEALQAFRGQATEAEAQDILSPLSSVQFISIASGKGGVGKSTVSVNLAVALARLGKKVGLIDADIYGFSVPDMMGVTEMPVVKDNRIYPVERMGVKVISMGFFVENNAPIVWRGPMLGKVLDQFFRDVEWGDLDYLLLDLPPGTGDVALDIHQMLPSSKEIVVTTPHPTAAFVAARAGAMALQTDHEILGVIENMAWYENKDGEKEYIFGQGGGPKLTEELRTKLLGQIPLGQPDWTEEDFAPSIYAAHHPTGKIYLTIAEEVIAQLKK, encoded by the coding sequence GTGTTAAACGTGCAAAAAGTTCAAGAACTAGTAGGACAATTACAAGATCCGTTTTTACATAAACCTTTAGCAGAAACAAACGGAATAACTAACGTTTCAATTAAAGAAGAAAAAATGCATGTCAGCGTTCGTCTTGCCATTGCAAAAACGAATACGCCAGAACAAATGACGCTTCAAATGAAAGTTGTTGAAGTATTAAAAGCAAATGGCGCGGCTTCTGTCGGCATTCGCTTTGAAGAATTATCACAAGAAGCATTACAAGCATTCCGCGGACAAGCGACAGAAGCGGAAGCACAAGATATTTTATCACCATTATCTAGCGTGCAATTCATTTCAATCGCTTCAGGTAAAGGTGGCGTAGGGAAGTCAACTGTTTCTGTAAACTTAGCAGTTGCGCTTGCTCGTTTAGGTAAAAAGGTTGGCTTAATCGATGCTGATATTTACGGTTTCAGTGTGCCAGACATGATGGGTGTTACTGAAATGCCTGTTGTCAAAGATAATCGTATTTATCCAGTAGAACGCATGGGTGTAAAAGTTATTTCAATGGGCTTCTTCGTTGAAAATAATGCACCGATTGTATGGCGTGGCCCGATGCTTGGAAAAGTATTAGATCAATTCTTCCGCGATGTGGAGTGGGGCGATTTAGACTATCTACTATTAGACTTACCACCAGGCACAGGTGATGTAGCGTTGGATATTCACCAAATGTTACCGTCATCAAAAGAGATTGTTGTGACAACTCCACACCCAACAGCAGCTTTCGTAGCAGCTCGTGCAGGTGCGATGGCGTTACAAACAGATCATGAAATTTTAGGTGTTATTGAAAATATGGCTTGGTATGAAAATAAAGACGGCGAGAAAGAATATATTTTCGGCCAAGGCGGCGGCCCTAAGTTAACAGAAGAATTACGTACGAAGTTATTAGGACAAATTCCACTAGGCCAGCCAGACTGGACAGAGGAAGATTTTGCCCCGTCTATTTATGCAGCACATCATCCGACAGGTAAAATATATTTAACGATTGCAGAAGAAGTAATTGCACAGTTAAAGAAATAA
- a CDS encoding N-acetylmuramoyl-L-alanine amidase, with product MRRWLALIFVIFCSMMVVVYETSASDKRFFLPEPLGGVKIVLDAGHGGMDGGASGGEVIEKEITLAITKKVERQLTRLGAEVVLTRTTDGDVISEQPSKGQNLTNRERKKQDIFLRESLVQSHEPDLFVTIHANAIPNAKWRGAQVFFHKDGHPNSELLAKALQQTLRETLENTDREALSIKQVYLLKKVEAPAALVETGFISNEEERKLLATDSYQEKIAFAIARGIENYIHLNID from the coding sequence TTGAGGCGTTGGCTTGCATTAATTTTTGTTATATTTTGCTCGATGATGGTCGTTGTTTATGAGACGAGTGCATCGGATAAGCGATTTTTCTTACCCGAGCCTTTAGGTGGGGTGAAAATCGTATTAGATGCAGGACATGGAGGAATGGATGGGGGCGCTTCTGGGGGAGAAGTAATTGAGAAAGAAATTACACTAGCAATTACTAAAAAGGTCGAACGTCAGCTAACGCGTTTGGGCGCAGAAGTTGTTTTAACGCGTACAACAGATGGTGATGTGATTAGTGAACAACCATCAAAGGGACAAAACCTAACAAACCGAGAGCGAAAAAAACAAGATATCTTTTTAAGGGAATCACTCGTACAGTCGCATGAACCCGATTTATTTGTCACGATTCATGCAAATGCGATTCCCAATGCAAAGTGGCGAGGTGCGCAAGTATTTTTCCATAAGGATGGACACCCAAATAGCGAGTTATTAGCGAAAGCTTTACAGCAAACATTACGCGAAACATTAGAAAATACAGATCGTGAAGCGCTATCAATTAAACAAGTGTATTTACTGAAAAAAGTAGAGGCACCAGCAGCTTTAGTTGAAACAGGTTTTATTAGTAATGAAGAAGAGAGAAAATTACTAGCAACAGATAGTTATCAAGAAAAGATCGCCTTTGCCATTGCGCGCGGAATTGAAAACTATATCCACCTCAATATAGACTAA
- a CDS encoding ABC transporter ATP-binding protein — translation MSKHPSGPPSPMGHPGGRFAGPIVKPKNQKQTLLRIWSYLRLQKVELISVIVFVVISTLLSLVGPFLIGKTIDDYIVKLDVNGAVKMALVLAGVYITSSVLTWVQTFVMIRISQKTIHRLRQQLFEQYQSLPLAFFDQRKQGDLMSRMTNDIENLNAALSQSVIQIVSSFLTIIGTAFALFYLDWVLALVTLIIIPLIVWATKQIIKRSSVNYKERQRNLGALNGYIEETISNADIITLFGKEKQSIEEFREDNEKLRISAMRADTISGFMGPINNFMNNLGLSLVIGVGAIMAVTSGLSIGVIASFVTYTRQFFRPINQLSNLLNTFQSAIAGSERVFEILDETQEIADVTNAKIKNTFAGDVTFQNVEFAYEQGKPILHSIDFHAQAGETIAIVGPTGSGKTTIIQLLTRFYDATCGRILLDGEPIEHYQMSNVRDHVGVVLQDTYLFSGTVRENIRFGKLDATNEEVEEAAKIAYAHNFIKYLPEQYETVLTSGGLNLSQGQRQLIAIARAILEDPDLLILDEATSSVDTMTEVHIQKGLTNLMEGRTSFVIAHRLKTIENANQILVLKEGRIIEQGNHQTLMNNQGFYAALQRQHMA, via the coding sequence ATGTCTAAACATCCAAGTGGGCCTCCGTCACCAATGGGACATCCTGGTGGTCGGTTTGCAGGACCAATCGTAAAACCGAAAAATCAAAAACAAACATTGTTGCGTATTTGGAGCTACTTACGCTTACAAAAGGTCGAGCTCATAAGCGTCATCGTCTTTGTCGTTATTAGCACGCTGTTAAGTTTAGTTGGCCCATTTTTAATAGGGAAAACAATCGATGATTATATTGTCAAATTAGATGTTAATGGCGCGGTGAAAATGGCCCTTGTGTTAGCTGGGGTTTATATTACATCTTCTGTATTAACATGGGTGCAAACGTTTGTAATGATACGTATTTCGCAAAAAACAATTCACCGATTACGACAGCAACTATTTGAACAATATCAATCATTGCCGCTTGCGTTTTTTGATCAACGTAAGCAAGGTGATTTAATGAGTCGTATGACGAATGATATTGAAAATTTAAATGCAGCACTTTCGCAAAGTGTCATTCAAATTGTTTCGTCCTTTTTGACGATTATTGGAACAGCATTTGCTTTATTTTATTTAGATTGGGTACTCGCGCTTGTGACGCTCATTATTATTCCGTTAATCGTTTGGGCAACAAAGCAAATTATTAAGCGAAGTAGTGTGAATTATAAAGAACGTCAACGTAATTTAGGTGCGTTAAATGGTTATATAGAAGAAACGATTTCAAATGCGGATATTATTACGCTCTTCGGTAAGGAAAAGCAAAGTATTGAAGAGTTCCGGGAAGATAATGAAAAATTGCGTATATCAGCTATGCGCGCGGATACCATTTCAGGCTTCATGGGCCCAATTAATAACTTTATGAATAATTTAGGATTGAGTTTAGTTATTGGAGTTGGAGCGATTATGGCTGTAACAAGTGGTCTTTCCATTGGTGTTATCGCATCGTTTGTCACGTATACCCGTCAATTTTTCCGCCCGATCAATCAGCTATCCAATTTACTCAATACATTCCAGTCAGCGATTGCCGGTTCAGAACGTGTTTTTGAAATACTTGATGAAACGCAAGAAATCGCGGATGTTACAAATGCAAAGATTAAAAATACTTTTGCGGGGGATGTGACATTTCAAAATGTTGAATTTGCTTATGAACAAGGAAAACCGATTTTGCATAGTATTGATTTTCATGCCCAAGCGGGAGAAACGATTGCCATTGTTGGCCCAACTGGCTCTGGGAAAACGACAATTATTCAGTTGCTGACGCGTTTTTATGATGCTACTTGTGGGCGGATATTGCTAGATGGTGAGCCAATCGAGCATTATCAAATGAGCAATGTACGCGATCATGTCGGTGTTGTATTGCAGGATACGTACTTATTTTCTGGAACAGTCCGTGAGAATATCCGATTTGGTAAGCTCGATGCCACGAATGAAGAAGTGGAAGAAGCAGCCAAAATTGCGTATGCACATAATTTCATTAAATACTTACCGGAACAGTATGAGACTGTATTGACAAGTGGTGGATTAAATTTAAGTCAAGGACAGCGCCAATTAATTGCTATTGCTCGTGCTATTTTAGAAGATCCGGATTTGTTAATTTTAGATGAAGCGACTTCAAGTGTAGATACAATGACCGAAGTGCACATTCAAAAGGGATTAACAAATTTAATGGAGGGGCGCACAAGCTTTGTCATTGCCCATCGTTTAAAGACAATCGAAAATGCCAATCAAATTCTCGTTCTCAAGGAAGGGCGTATAATAGAGCAAGGAAATCATCAAACTTTAATGAACAATCAAGGTTTTTATGCGGCTTTGCAACGTCAGCATATGGCTTGA
- a CDS encoding ABC transporter ATP-binding protein has protein sequence MQAVLKLTKYIRPYLVFAIIAPVMMLIEVGMDLLQPTILQHIIDDGISQGDTSYILKMFGLMIGTSIIALIGGIGCSVYASKTAVNFATDLRQDLYETITYFSNNSKDKFTLGKLITNLTSDVEMLQRAVTMLLKIFVRGPMMFIGAVVIVYVTAPELFPILLVVVPILAFAMYFFTSLSGKLFHKVQRVVDQMNTKVQENLAGIRVIKAYNRKNHQIAQFTNVNTQLMKRSMTADQIIGVLAPLTMFVVNLGIVAALWLGAIQVESETIQVGVILAFINYLMMVMQGLMSSSMVLVQLARAIPSAGRIVEVLDEKAEIQSPTQPVKQSVRGEVEFKQVSFSYMKGTEPVLKNVSFHAKEGETIGIIGMTGSGKSTLVKMISRLFDVDQGVVKVDGVPIQQYDVEQLRQSIGFAPQKATLFSKTIAGNIRYGNEIASDDQLEEALLAACATEFIEKLPSGTEHLLTQGATNLSGGQKQRLAMARAFIRKPAILVLDDVTSAVDSISEKKIQEAIEKQFGQATKFIVSSKISSIRHADQILVMDDGRIVACGSHEELLKTSSLYKEIAKTQEEKGGTLHV, from the coding sequence ATGCAAGCCGTATTAAAACTTACAAAGTATATTAGACCATATCTCGTTTTTGCGATTATCGCACCAGTCATGATGCTTATCGAAGTGGGAATGGATTTACTCCAACCAACGATATTACAGCATATTATTGATGATGGGATTTCACAAGGAGATACATCCTACATACTAAAAATGTTTGGTCTGATGATAGGAACGTCTATAATCGCTCTAATTGGTGGAATAGGCTGTTCGGTGTATGCCTCAAAAACAGCTGTTAATTTTGCTACTGATTTGCGCCAAGATTTATATGAAACGATTACGTACTTTTCGAATAATAGTAAAGATAAATTTACGTTAGGTAAACTGATTACGAATTTAACAAGTGATGTAGAAATGCTACAGCGTGCTGTCACGATGCTTCTTAAAATTTTCGTGCGCGGACCAATGATGTTCATTGGTGCGGTTGTGATTGTTTATGTAACAGCACCCGAGCTCTTTCCGATTTTATTAGTCGTTGTGCCGATACTCGCTTTTGCTATGTACTTTTTTACATCACTATCAGGCAAGCTATTTCACAAAGTGCAGCGCGTTGTCGATCAAATGAACACAAAAGTACAGGAAAACTTAGCAGGTATTCGTGTCATTAAAGCATACAATCGAAAAAATCACCAAATTGCACAGTTTACAAATGTAAATACGCAATTAATGAAACGCAGTATGACAGCGGATCAAATTATTGGCGTATTAGCACCATTAACGATGTTTGTCGTGAATTTAGGGATTGTCGCTGCACTTTGGCTTGGAGCGATTCAAGTTGAAAGTGAAACAATTCAAGTAGGGGTCATTCTCGCTTTTATCAACTATTTAATGATGGTTATGCAAGGGTTAATGAGTTCATCCATGGTACTTGTGCAATTAGCGCGTGCTATTCCAAGTGCAGGGCGTATTGTTGAAGTGTTAGATGAAAAAGCAGAGATTCAAAGCCCAACTCAACCAGTAAAGCAGTCTGTGCGCGGAGAGGTTGAATTTAAACAAGTAAGCTTTTCTTATATGAAAGGTACAGAACCGGTTTTAAAAAATGTGAGCTTCCATGCAAAAGAGGGGGAAACAATCGGCATTATCGGTATGACGGGTAGTGGGAAATCAACGCTTGTCAAAATGATTTCGCGTTTGTTTGATGTCGACCAAGGTGTGGTCAAGGTTGATGGTGTGCCGATTCAACAATATGATGTCGAGCAATTACGTCAATCGATTGGCTTTGCGCCACAAAAAGCGACGTTGTTCTCGAAAACAATAGCTGGAAATATCCGTTACGGTAATGAAATAGCATCCGATGACCAATTAGAAGAAGCATTGCTAGCGGCTTGTGCAACAGAATTTATAGAAAAGCTTCCATCTGGGACGGAGCATTTGTTAACACAAGGTGCAACAAATTTATCTGGTGGTCAAAAGCAACGCCTTGCAATGGCGCGGGCATTTATTCGCAAGCCGGCAATTTTAGTGTTAGATGATGTGACGAGTGCAGTAGACAGTATTTCAGAAAAGAAAATTCAAGAAGCGATTGAAAAGCAATTTGGTCAAGCAACAAAATTCATTGTATCTTCAAAAATATCTTCCATTCGCCATGCTGATCAAATTCTTGTGATGGATGATGGTCGTATTGTAGCGTGTGGATCGCATGAGGAATTATTGAAAACAAGTTCACTCTATAAAGAAATTGCTAAAACTCAAGAGGAAAAAGGAGGTACCCTACATGTCTAA
- a CDS encoding 2-keto-3-deoxygluconate kinase, with translation MYSEGKDRHQREHEQCNREGRRKGAQTFRRGRALEFYRQLGTKRETLKKQLESKELQSIHPIIAGELKATEAIMDEFIVTFQLTETIEE, from the coding sequence ATGTATTCTGAAGGTAAAGATAGGCACCAGCGAGAACATGAACAATGTAATAGAGAGGGACGTCGAAAAGGAGCTCAAACATTTCGAAGAGGGCGCGCATTAGAGTTTTATCGACAGTTAGGAACGAAACGCGAAACATTGAAAAAACAATTGGAATCCAAAGAGCTTCAATCGATTCATCCTATAATCGCTGGCGAGCTAAAGGCAACAGAAGCTATTATGGATGAATTTATCGTTACATTTCAATTAACTGAAACAATTGAGGAATAG
- a CDS encoding methyl-accepting chemotaxis protein, whose protein sequence is MNQKLQVIVESIDFYQSTYPEDACILIFDTEKVVGYKRGKIVDLKITLGETVDQHRTTTSVRAMKSGKFLREERNEEAFGFPYIASSVPVYDNGAIVGVVTGVISNSRVSNMRTVANELSDSVQEMSATTEQLAMASTDVSKRIEELSKYAEQMNDNIKQINSIVGAVKDIAMHSKILGLNASIEAARSGEHGRGFAVVANEIQKMAHNSTDSANSIETQLLTIADSIEHINASTKQIASFTEEYTASMHEMSEGYVSINQIGQRLLELGEVED, encoded by the coding sequence GTGAATCAAAAGTTACAGGTTATCGTTGAATCTATTGACTTTTATCAATCTACTTATCCCGAGGACGCCTGCATTTTGATTTTTGATACCGAAAAGGTTGTCGGTTATAAACGTGGCAAGATAGTGGATTTAAAAATTACACTTGGCGAAACAGTTGACCAACACCGCACTACGACAAGCGTTCGTGCAATGAAGAGCGGAAAGTTTTTACGTGAGGAACGTAACGAGGAAGCATTCGGTTTTCCATACATCGCCTCTTCTGTCCCAGTATATGATAACGGAGCAATCGTCGGCGTTGTGACAGGTGTTATTTCAAATAGCCGTGTAAGCAATATGCGCACCGTAGCAAATGAGCTGTCTGACTCTGTCCAGGAAATGTCTGCGACGACAGAGCAACTGGCGATGGCAAGTACCGATGTTTCCAAACGTATCGAAGAATTATCGAAGTATGCCGAACAAATGAATGACAATATCAAACAGATTAATTCCATAGTTGGGGCTGTAAAAGATATTGCGATGCATTCTAAAATTTTAGGATTGAACGCATCAATTGAAGCAGCTCGTTCAGGCGAACATGGCAGAGGCTTTGCTGTTGTCGCAAACGAAATTCAAAAAATGGCGCACAATAGTACCGATAGCGCTAATAGTATCGAAACCCAATTATTAACGATTGCGGATTCTATTGAGCATATTAATGCTTCTACAAAACAAATCGCTTCATTTACCGAGGAATATACAGCGAGCATGCACGAAATGAGCGAAGGCTATGTAAGTATTAATCAAATTGGGCAAAGATTATTAGAGCTTGGTGAAGTTGAAGATTAA
- a CDS encoding C45 family peptidase: MKKVYSDVIQFKGTHFDFGMYQGELLKNSPLMRNQEAMYHRFTQKFTVDVPFITQLLNTYAPHLINEIEGLAQTLSFTMEKAFLHFAGYYASPKSGCSITTRPSYMIRNYDNAPDTYDGRFVLFSPTDSGFSSMGPSMQVTGRMDGLNEKGLAIGYNFVNTRNNRDGFVCNMIGRLLLERCQNTDEAIQLLRDIPHKHSFNYVLLDAERNSKIVEASPRQISVREATACTNHFNILTEENRYRMEDSLAREQVISDAQQQTLSIKEAFELLNGVERGVFATKYGAWDGTLHTAGYIPSERKAIFALGGDTLPVLIDFEAWIQGKRLALTKLKGALDAKDGFANE; encoded by the coding sequence ATGAAAAAAGTATATAGCGACGTCATTCAATTCAAAGGTACACATTTTGATTTTGGTATGTATCAAGGAGAACTTTTAAAAAATTCACCACTTATGCGCAATCAAGAAGCAATGTACCATCGTTTCACGCAAAAATTTACAGTTGATGTACCGTTTATTACGCAGTTATTAAATACGTATGCCCCCCATCTAATCAATGAAATTGAGGGACTTGCACAGACGCTAAGTTTTACAATGGAAAAGGCATTTCTTCATTTTGCAGGCTATTACGCTAGCCCAAAAAGTGGTTGCTCGATTACAACACGTCCAAGCTACATGATTCGAAATTACGACAATGCACCTGATACGTATGATGGTCGCTTCGTGTTATTTTCACCAACAGATAGTGGATTTTCCTCCATGGGACCTTCCATGCAAGTTACTGGACGAATGGATGGCTTAAACGAAAAGGGGCTAGCTATTGGCTATAATTTTGTAAATACTAGAAATAACCGCGATGGTTTTGTATGTAATATGATTGGTCGCCTCTTACTTGAACGTTGTCAAAATACTGATGAGGCCATTCAGTTACTCCGTGATATTCCGCACAAACATTCTTTTAATTATGTGCTGCTGGATGCTGAAAGAAATTCTAAAATTGTAGAGGCATCACCGCGTCAAATTTCAGTACGTGAAGCGACAGCATGTACCAATCATTTCAATATTTTAACGGAAGAAAATCGCTATCGAATGGAAGATTCACTTGCACGCGAACAAGTGATTTCAGATGCACAACAACAGACACTGTCTATAAAAGAGGCATTTGAATTATTGAACGGGGTAGAGCGTGGAGTTTTTGCAACAAAGTATGGCGCTTGGGACGGTACACTGCATACGGCTGGCTATATACCAAGCGAGCGCAAGGCCATTTTTGCACTTGGTGGCGACACATTACCCGTACTCATCGATTTTGAAGCTTGGATACAGGGCAAGCGCTTGGCACTGACAAAATTAAAAGGTGCTCTCGACGCAAAAGATGGCTTTGCGAATGAATAA
- the rpsI gene encoding 30S ribosomal protein S9 translates to MAQVQYIGTGRRKSSTARVRLVPGEGKIVINNRDVADYLPYETLLLIINQPLEATETKGSYDVHVNVNGGGFTGQAGAIRHGIARALLQVDPDFRSALKSAGLLTRDSRMKERKKPGLRGARRAPQFSKR, encoded by the coding sequence TTGGCACAAGTTCAATACATCGGCACAGGTCGCCGTAAAAGTTCTACAGCTCGCGTACGTTTAGTACCAGGCGAAGGCAAAATCGTAATCAACAACCGTGATGTTGCTGATTACCTACCATACGAAACTTTATTATTAATCATCAACCAACCATTAGAAGCTACTGAAACTAAAGGTTCTTATGATGTACACGTTAACGTAAACGGTGGTGGATTCACAGGTCAAGCTGGTGCAATCCGTCACGGTATCGCTCGTGCATTATTACAAGTTGATCCTGATTTCCGTTCAGCGCTTAAATCTGCGGGTCTATTAACTCGTGATTCACGCATGAAAGAACGTAAAAAACCAGGTCTACGCGGCGCTCGTCGTGCACCTCAGTTCTCAAAACGATAA
- the rplM gene encoding 50S ribosomal protein L13 — protein MRTTFMAKGHEVERKWLVVDAEGQTLGRLASEVAAILRGKHKPTFTPNVDTGDHVIIINAEKIELTGNKLQGKIYYRHTQFTGGLKQRTAGEMKEKYPTQMLELAIKGMLPKNSLGRQMFSKLNVYTGSEHPHAAQKPEAYELRG, from the coding sequence ATGCGCACAACATTCATGGCTAAAGGTCACGAAGTAGAACGCAAATGGTTAGTAGTTGACGCAGAAGGCCAAACGTTAGGTCGTTTAGCTTCTGAAGTAGCTGCTATCTTACGCGGTAAACATAAACCAACTTTCACACCAAACGTTGATACAGGTGATCACGTAATCATCATCAACGCTGAGAAAATTGAGTTAACTGGTAACAAATTACAAGGTAAAATTTACTACCGTCACACTCAATTCACTGGTGGTTTAAAACAACGTACAGCTGGTGAAATGAAAGAAAAATACCCAACTCAAATGCTTGAGTTAGCGATTAAAGGGATGCTTCCAAAGAACTCTTTAGGTCGTCAAATGTTCTCTAAACTTAACGTTTACACAGGTTCAGAGCACCCACACGCAGCACAAAAACCAGAAGCTTACGAGCTACGCGGTTAA
- the truA gene encoding tRNA pseudouridine(38-40) synthase TruA, whose product MTRIKAIISYDGTQFAGYQVQPGKRTVQLEIEKVLAKMHKGADVKITASGRTDARVHATGQTIHFDTSLDIPSASYMKALNVQLPRDIRVLQLEQVADDFHARFDAVGKRYRYIWDCRTVQSPFRRHYAVETNGVKPNVMAMSDAARAIVGQHDFSCFCAANTSVVDKVRTVSALDFEWRQDELHMTITGDGFLYNMVRIIAGTLWEVGIDRRESASVAQTVASQDRNQAGKTAPAHGLYLEEVFYSKK is encoded by the coding sequence ATGACGAGAATAAAAGCGATTATTAGTTATGATGGGACGCAATTTGCAGGCTATCAAGTACAGCCAGGAAAGCGTACCGTACAACTTGAAATTGAAAAAGTGCTAGCCAAAATGCATAAGGGCGCAGATGTAAAGATTACAGCAAGTGGACGAACAGATGCGCGTGTCCATGCAACAGGGCAGACGATTCATTTTGATACGTCATTGGATATTCCCTCTGCTAGCTACATGAAAGCGTTAAATGTGCAGTTACCGCGTGATATTCGTGTACTTCAGCTTGAACAAGTAGCGGATGATTTCCATGCACGCTTTGATGCGGTAGGAAAGCGTTACCGGTATATTTGGGATTGTCGTACAGTTCAAAGTCCGTTTCGTCGTCACTATGCAGTGGAGACAAATGGAGTGAAGCCAAATGTTATGGCGATGAGTGATGCAGCAAGGGCGATTGTCGGGCAACATGATTTTAGCTGTTTTTGCGCGGCTAATACGAGTGTAGTGGATAAAGTACGTACAGTAAGTGCTCTCGATTTCGAATGGCGTCAAGATGAGCTTCATATGACCATTACAGGAGATGGATTCCTTTATAATATGGTACGCATTATTGCGGGGACATTGTGGGAAGTCGGTATAGATAGACGGGAAAGTGCATCCGTTGCTCAAACGGTTGCCTCACAAGATCGAAATCAAGCAGGCAAAACAGCACCAGCGCATGGCTTGTATTTAGAAGAAGTTTTTTATAGCAAAAAGTAA